TTTATTCTTTTTATTACTTTCTCCAGAAAATGTTACCGGCCCCCATATAAAGGCATTAGCTAAAATCTCAAGACTCCTTAAACATCACTATGTGCGTGAAACCTTGAAAACTGCTGATACTTCAGAAAAAGCATTAGAATTAATCAGGCAAGAAGAAGCAAAACATTTATAGAGAGTGAACAGTAGAACATAGAGATTGGTTCACTGACTACTTGAAGCCTCTCGGATAAAAATAGGAAGTAAGAAATGGAAAATAGGAAGTAAATAAAACAAAATTCCTACTTTCTACTCTCTACTTAAAAAGTGGGGGTGAAGGAAAAATTTGCGGTGTGCGAAGGCTAATAAAATTACCGCTTAATTTTATCCGAGAGTGTTCTACCTGTCAAAGGAGGAGTAAATTGACAGTTAAAGAGATGATAGAACAGAAAAAAGAATTAAAATTCGACATTATATCTGGTGCAGAGGGATTAGATAATGAAATTGTATCTCATGATATTAATCGGCCAGGGTTGGCTTTAGCCGGATATGTAGAATTCTTTGGTTCTAAGAGAATCCAGGTTCTGGGTAAAGGTGAAATGGCATATCTTAAATATTTAAATAGCGACCAAAAAAGAAATATATTAGAAAAAATGTTTCAATATGAAATATCCTGTTTTATTATTAGCTGGGGACAGGAAGTGCCTGATGAACTAATAGAATGGACAACAAAATATAAAGTCCCACTTCTTCGCTCTCCCCTTCCAACAGGAATATTGGTTGCACTACTTACTTTTTATTTAGACCAAATTTTTGCCCCGCAAATAACTACTCACGGTGATTTAGTTGAGGTTCACGGGGTAGGAGTTTTAATCCTGGGAGAAAGTGGGATGGGTAAAAGTGAGTGTGCCATAGATTTAGTTGAACGAGGACAACGGCTTGTGGCAGATGATGTCGTGAGAATTAAACGCACCGGACCTGGTATCTTAATTGGATTTCCAGATGAGAAGGTAGGATATCATATGGAAATTCGTGGTATAGGTATTATTGATATTAGGGAATTATTTGGTGTCGGGGCGGTCTCTCCTCAGGCTAAAATTGAATTGGCAGTAAAATTAGAGATATGGAACCCTCAAAAAGAATATGATAGATTAGGTATAGATGAGGAAATGATAGATATTCTGGGCGTCCAAATTCCTGAAATAGTCCTTCCGCTTCAACCAGGAAGAAATATCGCGGTGATTATTGAAATAGCCGCAATGAATCAAAGATTGAAAAGGATGGGTAAATTCTCAGCAAAAGAATTTGATGAAAAATTACGCAAAAGACTACTTGAGAAAGTGAACAGTGAAGTCTGAAGACTGAAGGAAACAGCGTTCAAAACTTCAGCCTTCAGCCTATTTTCAGGAGAAGGTGGGAGGTAAGGAGATGAGCGTGAAGAGTAATGTTTTCTTTACTTTCTACTTTCTACTCTCTACTTTCTACTTCCTTATTTTCAGGAGGAAACAATGAAAAAACTTTCTATTCCAGAATTTAGTAATCAAGATAAAGAAAAACTAAATAACTATCGAAAACAAATTGACGAACTTGATAACCAGATTCTGGACATATTAAATAAACGAATAAAGATTGCCCAACAGATAGGGAAATTTAAAAGAGAA
This portion of the bacterium genome encodes:
- the hprK gene encoding HPr(Ser) kinase/phosphatase, encoding MTVKEMIEQKKELKFDIISGAEGLDNEIVSHDINRPGLALAGYVEFFGSKRIQVLGKGEMAYLKYLNSDQKRNILEKMFQYEISCFIISWGQEVPDELIEWTTKYKVPLLRSPLPTGILVALLTFYLDQIFAPQITTHGDLVEVHGVGVLILGESGMGKSECAIDLVERGQRLVADDVVRIKRTGPGILIGFPDEKVGYHMEIRGIGIIDIRELFGVGAVSPQAKIELAVKLEIWNPQKEYDRLGIDEEMIDILGVQIPEIVLPLQPGRNIAVIIEIAAMNQRLKRMGKFSAKEFDEKLRKRLLEKVNSEV